The bacterium genome includes a window with the following:
- the pth gene encoding aminoacyl-tRNA hydrolase, with product MAGPNTYAVFGLGNPGRRYAGSRHNAGAMAVDVLARRHRIRLWRRRFQSACGKGRIAGRDVWLVKPRAYMNLSGYAVAAAAEGLKLGTGNILVISDDIDLPPGKIRLREKGSAGGHKGLQSIIDELGTQNFARLRVGVGAPPGDDAATYVLSPLEEADAVGAALERAAAAAEAWLAEGAARAMTAFND from the coding sequence GTGGCCGGACCTAACACTTACGCCGTATTCGGCCTCGGGAACCCGGGCCGGCGGTACGCCGGCTCGAGGCACAATGCCGGCGCGATGGCGGTCGACGTCCTCGCCCGGCGCCACCGCATTCGCCTGTGGCGCCGCCGCTTCCAGTCGGCGTGCGGCAAAGGGCGCATCGCGGGCCGCGACGTCTGGCTCGTGAAGCCGCGGGCCTATATGAACCTGTCGGGGTACGCCGTGGCCGCCGCGGCCGAAGGACTGAAGCTCGGCACGGGCAACATCCTAGTAATATCCGACGATATTGACCTACCGCCCGGCAAGATAAGGTTGCGCGAAAAAGGCTCCGCCGGAGGCCACAAGGGCCTCCAGTCGATAATAGACGAACTGGGCACGCAAAACTTCGCCCGCCTACGCGTAGGCGTGGGTGCTCCTCCCGGCGACGACGCCGCAACGTACGTGCTGTCGCCGCTCGAGGAGGCCGACGCCGTAGGCGCCGCTTTGGAACGCGCCGCGGCCGCCGCGGAAGCGTGGCTCGCCGAGGGGGCGGCCCGGGCGATGACGGCCTTCAACGATTAA
- a CDS encoding cytochrome c biogenesis CcdA family protein — MDISFSLGGAGLALVFGFLSFISPCVLPLVPAYLSYISGHTFEELTGKERRGQIMLNTLLHAAFFCLGFTVVFLAMGITATELGSFLQTHKMLFNQIAGIIIIVLGFHMVGAYRIKFLLMEKRFEGKKGRWGILGTFVVGLAFAFGWTPCIGPFLAGLLFLASNQHTVWQGFFLLLVYSFGLAVPFLLAAVAVNSFLSAFQKVKRHFRTIEVVGGILLIEFGHIILFNKLGWLAGKLGFVNLGF, encoded by the coding sequence GTGGACATATCTTTCTCTTTGGGTGGCGCCGGCCTGGCGCTGGTCTTCGGCTTTTTAAGTTTCATATCGCCGTGCGTGCTCCCGCTCGTGCCGGCGTACCTGTCGTACATATCCGGGCATACCTTCGAGGAGCTCACCGGGAAGGAGCGCCGCGGCCAGATAATGCTCAATACGCTCCTGCACGCCGCGTTCTTCTGCCTGGGCTTCACCGTCGTGTTCCTGGCGATGGGCATAACCGCCACCGAGCTCGGCTCCTTTCTCCAAACCCACAAGATGCTCTTCAACCAGATCGCCGGCATTATCATCATCGTCCTCGGCTTTCACATGGTAGGCGCGTACCGCATAAAATTTCTCCTTATGGAAAAGCGCTTCGAGGGCAAGAAGGGACGATGGGGCATCCTGGGTACGTTCGTCGTCGGCCTCGCGTTCGCCTTCGGCTGGACGCCGTGCATCGGGCCTTTTCTGGCGGGCCTCCTCTTCCTGGCGAGCAACCAGCATACGGTTTGGCAAGGGTTCTTCCTGCTGCTGGTATACTCGTTCGGCCTCGCGGTCCCGTTCCTGCTGGCCGCGGTCGCGGTGAACTCGTTCCTCTCGGCGTTTCAAAAGGTAAAGCGACATTTCCGTACTATTGAGGTCGTGGGCGGCATCCTCCTGATCGAGTTCGGCCACATAATATTATTCAACAAGCTCGGGTGGCTCGCGGGAAAACTCGGCTTCGTCAACTTGGGCTTCTAA
- a CDS encoding HTH domain-containing protein, with protein sequence MTRKKAERLFCLASILSTDKGYRAAELAETLGVSERTIYRDVVDLSDLVPIYYDHGYRVLREARAGDTAFTRRELLAMKHVFKTMELIGGSGFFTPAMRAALSKIENRISHASSGGNGDNG encoded by the coding sequence ATGACGAGGAAAAAGGCGGAGCGGCTTTTTTGCCTGGCGAGTATTTTGAGTACCGATAAGGGCTATCGCGCGGCTGAACTGGCGGAGACGTTGGGCGTCTCCGAGCGGACCATCTACCGCGACGTCGTCGACCTCTCCGACTTAGTACCCATATACTACGACCACGGCTACCGCGTTTTGCGCGAGGCGCGCGCCGGCGACACGGCTTTTACCCGAAGAGAACTGCTGGCGATGAAACACGTCTTCAAAACGATGGAGCTGATCGGCGGAAGCGGTTTCTTCACGCCGGCCATGCGCGCGGCGCTGAGCAAAATCGAAAACCGGATATCGCACGCCTCCAGCGGCGGTAACGGCGACAACGGCTAG
- a CDS encoding FxLYD domain-containing protein encodes MSKTSKLVLIITVGTVAVFGLLCLAAGLTPIIVMGPKAWWAQFSEEYTATIPVAPVEFRLHEYEVGKYPLDITDVRWKSGLLEDSVVGKVINNGDLRYNSITVTVFTQHPNGELKGIAYDTTTRLAPGETWEFNCSISRPCKVDLSRILIKAD; translated from the coding sequence ATGAGTAAGACATCGAAATTGGTTTTAATAATAACTGTAGGAACGGTAGCGGTCTTCGGTCTCCTTTGCTTGGCCGCGGGTTTGACACCGATAATCGTTATGGGGCCTAAAGCGTGGTGGGCACAATTTTCCGAAGAGTACACCGCGACAATTCCCGTCGCGCCGGTGGAGTTCCGCCTTCACGAATACGAAGTAGGTAAATACCCGTTGGATATTACGGACGTAAGGTGGAAAAGTGGTCTTTTAGAAGATTCCGTTGTTGGTAAGGTTATCAATAACGGTGACCTTAGGTATAATAGCATTACAGTTACAGTGTTCACGCAACACCCTAACGGGGAACTTAAAGGTATAGCTTATGACACCACGACCAGATTGGCACCGGGAGAGACGTGGGAATTTAATTGTTCTATATCCCGTCCCTGTAAGGTGGATTTAAGCAGGATTTTAATAAAAGCCGATTGA